Proteins from a genomic interval of Zingiber officinale cultivar Zhangliang chromosome 2A, Zo_v1.1, whole genome shotgun sequence:
- the LOC122040937 gene encoding probable mediator of RNA polymerase II transcription subunit 26b translates to MASSSGSVDYWRKFFRSADSDIFDVIEHAILVAASDYPEELRSRRDRIVEKFFAALLPRCFACGRVEPHGAEAEEGRGSVKRAASAEKDSKFDSCNDGPEFSHRVVSNYTFDEAEALTEEIEEEGQTLEEVLRIKEVLSNHHDQSDNVLFESLRRLQLMELTVDVLKATEIGKAVNVLRKHVSKQIRHLVRTLIDGWKVLVDEWVSATAAIAENSVHSLGSGEFEEEGLPFPPLDEGALFAAQTTSIKLSGFFDGMDDDGNLRNTRDLDKQWETQRNQKEDHEKWMQKQSVRDERVESMKQEARKSALPEEKLHARRHDNEMKQSRPQRFSIGQSNSQNILSKETKPLSAESGTGRPMRFTSEQQICAETKTKLPPDTAKLQRKLPMIPQDKSKCSEEASVRAKLEAAKRKLHEGYQQAENVKKQRTIQVMELQDLPKQVHINRQPIQKFRNQSRNWANRRN, encoded by the exons ATGGCGAGCTCCTCTGGGTCAGTTGACTACTGGCGGAAGTTTTTCCGCAGCGCCGACTCCGACATCTTCGACGTGATTGAGCACGCGATCCTCGTCGCCGCCTCCGACTACCCCGAGGAGCTGCGGAGCAGGCGCGACCGGATCGTGGAGAAGTTCTTCGCCGCGCTGCTCCCGCGGTGCTTCGCCTGCGGTCGCGTCGAGCCGCACGGGGCCGAGGCGGAGGAAGGGCGCGGCAGCGTGAAGAGGGCTGCGAGCGCAGAAAAGGATAGCAAGTTCGATAGCTGCAACGACGGCCCCGAGTTCTCCCACCGCGTCGTAAGCAACTACACCTTCGACGAGGCGGAGGCGCTCACCGAAGAGATCGAGGAGGAGGGTCAAACCCTCGAAGAGGTCCTGCGCATAAAGGAGGTCCTCTCCAATCACCATGATCAG TCTGACAACGTCTTATTCGAGTCGTTGAGGCGGCTGCAACTCATGGAGCTCACCGTCGATGTCCTCAAG GCCACCGAGATCGGAAAGGCTGTTAACGTTTTGCGAAAACATGTTTCGAAGCAAATTCGACACCTTGTGCGAACTCTCATCGA TGGTTGGAAGGTTTTAGTTGACGAATGGGTCAGTGCTACTGCTGCCATTGCCG AGAACTCTGTGCATTCTCTTGGTTCTGGTGAGTTTGAAGAAGAAGGGCTTCCTTTTCCTCCATTAGATGAGGGAGCTCTATTTGCTGCTCAGACTACTTCCATCAAGCTTTCTGGG TTCTTCGATGGAATGGACGATGATGGAA ATCTTAGAAACACTAGGGACTTGGACAAGCAATGGGAAACTCAAAGGAACCAAAAAGAAGATCATGAAAAGTGGATGCAGAAACAATCTGTTCGAGATGAAAGAGTAGAGTCGATGAAACAGGAAGCACGAAAGTCAGCACTTCCAGAAGAAAAGCTTCATGCGAGAAGACATGATAATGAGATGAAGCAATCAAGGCCACAAAGATTCTCTATCGGGCAATCGAATTCGCAAAACATTCTAAGCAAGGAGACCAAGCCTTTGAGTGCTGAATCTGGGACTGGCAGACCGATGAGGTTTACCTCCGAGCAACAAATATGCGCTGAGACGAAAACTAAACTGCCACCGGATACTGCTAAACTTCAAAGAAAGCTGCCAATGATTCCACAAGAT AAATCAAAATGCTCTGAGGAAGCATCCGTGCGGGCTAAGCTCGAAGCTGCAAAGCGCAAGCTTCATGAAGGCTATCAGCAAGCAGAAAATG TAAAAAAGCAAAGAACAATACAAGTGATGGAGTTGCAAGATTTACCAAAGCAAGTTCACATCAACAGGCAACCTATTCAGAAATTCAGAAACCAATCTAGGAATTGGGCAAATAGGCGAAACTAG